Part of the Streptomyces sp. FXJ1.172 genome, CGCTTGATGGTGTCGGCGACCTGGGCGGTCGCGGTGCCCGCGTCGATGTTCACGCGGAGTACCGTGTCGATCGCCTCCGGATCGCGGCCGGCTTCCCGGGCCATCCGGTCGATCAGGGAACGCTGGGCGAGAAGGCCTTCGATGTCGGCATAGCTGGGCACGACGCACAGCGGAAGCCAGCCGTCACCGCGCCGGGCCACCCGGCCGAGCGCACGCTCGGACAGCGCGCCCAGGTAGAACGGAGGCCGTGGTCTCCTGGCCGGCTTCAGCGGTGAGTGGTGCAGCGGGACGGACAGTTGGTTTCCCTCGTACTGTGCAGGGTCCCTGGTCCACAGCACTTCGAGAGCGTCGAGCAGCTCGTCCATGCGGGCGCCGCGGCGGCTGAAGTCAAGCCCGGCCGCCTGGTATTCCTCGGGGGACCAGCCGATGCCGAAACCGGGCAGCAGTCGGCCGCCGCTGATCAGATCGATGGTCGTCAGCGATCGCGCCAGCTGCACCGGCGGATAGAGCGGGGCGATGAGGACATGGCTGCCGAGCAGCACGCGCCGGGTCGCGGCCGCTGCGACGCCCAGCAGCACGAACGGGTCCGCGGCGGGATTGAGTTCCTCCGGGATGGTGGTGCCCTGGCCGCCGTAGCCGACGAGGGGGTTCACCGCCGCGAGGTTGCGGTCGCCCACCCACAGGCTGGCGGCTCCGGCTTCCTCGACGGCGGTGGCGAACTCCGCTGTCCGGGCGATGTCGAAGGCCTGACGGTGGAACTGTGGAAGCGCGAAACCTATCTGCATGGTGTCCTTCCTACGGAGCCAAAACGTGAGAACCTCGCCTGAGTGTTTCACACGTATCTGGCAGCTGGTGGTGCGAAGACCATGGTCAGCAACCACTCGCCTCGGTAACTCACAGACGGAGTCTCATGCGGTCCGAAGCATCGGGTCGTTGAGCCAGGCTCGCATTCCCGGCAACCGGAGTCCAGTCCTGATGTCAGCTGCTCAGTCATTTGACCGCAAGCATCACCGGAAGGCCGCCACGCGAACCAACGTTTCCCAAGGGGAAGCACATTTGGTCGGAGAGACGGCGATGTAGCAGATCGTATGGGAAGCGCCGAAGTTGAGTCATTGTACAGATGCGGGGGTCAGCGTCTTCTTGTCAGTCTGTACGCGTAAGGCCGAGCGTCACGGCGACGAAGCTGTTTCCCCGACTTGCCCCGGGCCGACGGCGCGACACCGATGGCGGTACGGGCTTGCGTAACTCAAGTTCAGTTCGCCACGTCCGAAATGAGGTCAGCATGCCGTTCATCACCGTGGGCCAGGAGAACACCGCCGACATCGAGCTGTACTACGAGGACCACGGGACCGGGCAGCCGGTGGTCCTCATCCATGGCTTCCCGCTCGACGGGCACTCGTGGGAGAAGCAGTCGGCCGCATTGCTGGGGGCTGGTTACCGGGTGATCACCTACGACCGCCGCGGCTTCGGCCAGTCGAGCCAGCCCACCACCGGGTACGACTACGACACTTTCGCCGCCGACCTCAACACCGTGCTGGAGACGCTGGACCTGCGCGACGCCGTCCTCGTCGGCTTCTCCATGGGGACCGGCGAGGCCGCGCGTTACCTGGGCACGTACGGCTCCTCGCGCATCGCCAAGGTCGCCTTCCTCGGTTCCCTGGAGCCCTGCCTGATCAAGAGTGAGGACAACCCGCAGGGGGCGGCGCCGGCGGAGTTCTTCCAGGGTGTCTCCGAAGCGGTGAAGGCCGACCGGTACGCCTACTACACCTCCTTCTACCAGGACTTCTACAACCTGGACGAAAACCTGGGCACACGTATCAGCGAGGAGGCGGTCCGCAACAGCTG contains:
- a CDS encoding alpha/beta fold hydrolase, producing MPFITVGQENTADIELYYEDHGTGQPVVLIHGFPLDGHSWEKQSAALLGAGYRVITYDRRGFGQSSQPTTGYDYDTFAADLNTVLETLDLRDAVLVGFSMGTGEAARYLGTYGSSRIAKVAFLGSLEPCLIKSEDNPQGAAPAEFFQGVSEAVKADRYAYYTSFYQDFYNLDENLGTRISEEAVRNSWNVAAGGGAHAAAAAPLTWGTDFRQDIPKIDVPALILHGTGDRILPVEATARLFHKALPSADYVEIDGAPHGLLWTHAHDVNKALLEFLAK
- a CDS encoding TIGR03619 family F420-dependent LLM class oxidoreductase codes for the protein MQIGFALPQFHRQAFDIARTAEFATAVEEAGAASLWVGDRNLAAVNPLVGYGGQGTTIPEELNPAADPFVLLGVAAAATRRVLLGSHVLIAPLYPPVQLARSLTTIDLISGGRLLPGFGIGWSPEEYQAAGLDFSRRGARMDELLDALEVLWTRDPAQYEGNQLSVPLHHSPLKPARRPRPPFYLGALSERALGRVARRGDGWLPLCVVPSYADIEGLLAQRSLIDRMAREAGRDPEAIDTVLRVNIDAGTATAQVADTIKRVHERTGIDHFMVDSMYDVETVDGSITHARDVLGLVAKG